From the genome of Neomonachus schauinslandi chromosome 5, ASM220157v2, whole genome shotgun sequence, one region includes:
- the LOC110577798 gene encoding olfactory receptor 6C2-like gives MRNHTITTFILLGLTDDPQLKIMIFIFLFLTYMLSITGNLTVISLTFLDSHLQNAMYFFLQNFSFLEISFTSACIPRYLYNISTGDKTITYDNCAIQILFTDLFGVTEFFLLATMSYDRYVAICKPLHYVTIMNKRVCRRVILGRWTAGFLIILPPLSLGLNLEFCDSNLTDHFFCDASPLLKIPCSETWLIEQMVIVCSVLTFIMTLICIVLSYIYIIKAILRFSSAQQRKKAFSTRSSHMIVVSITYGSCIFIYVKPSAKKSVAIYKGVAVLTTSIAPMLNPFIYTLRNKQVKQAVKDSIKRTALFSKK, from the coding sequence ATGAGAAACCACACAATAACAACTTTTATCCTGCTGGGACTGACTGATGATCCACAACTGAAGAttatgattttcatctttctATTTCTCACCTATATGTTGAGTATAACTGGGAACCTGACAGTCATCTCCCTTACCTTCTTAGATTCTCATCTTCAGAATGCCATGTACTTTTTCCTACAAAATTTCTCCTTCTTAGAAATCTCATTTacctctgcttgtattcccagATATTTGTACAACATATCAACAGGTGACAAGACAATCACATATGACAATTGTGCCATTCAAATTCTTTTTACTGATCTTTTTGGTGTAACAGAATTTTTTCTCCTAGCCACCATGTCCTATGATCGATATGTTGCCATCTGCAAACCCCTGCATTATGTGACCATCATGAACAAGAGGGTCTGTAGAAGAGTCATCCTTGGACGCTGGACAGCTGGCTTCTTGATCATACTCCCGCCACTCAGCCTGGGCCTAAATCTGGAATTCTGTGACTCTAACCTTACTGACCATTTTTTCTGTGATGCATCCCCCCTCCTAAAGATACCATGCTCAGAAACATGGCTTATAGAGCAGATGGTCATAGTCTGTTCTGTGTTGACCTTTATTATGACCCTCATATGCATAGTTCTATCCTACATATACATCATCAAGGCCATTCTACGATTCTCTTCTGCCCAGCaaagaaaaaaggcattttcTACACGCTCTTCCCACATGATTGTAGTCTCCATTACCTACGGAAGCTGTATTTTCATCTATGTTAAGCCTTCAGCAAAGAAATCAGTGGCCATTTATAAGGGTGTGGCAGTCCTTACTACATCCATTGCTCCTATGCTGAACCCCTTCATTTACACCTTGAGAAACAAGCAAGTAAAACAAGCTGTCAAAGACTCAATCAAAAGAACTGCATTATTCTCAAAGAAGTAA